A section of the Cololabis saira isolate AMF1-May2022 chromosome 16, fColSai1.1, whole genome shotgun sequence genome encodes:
- the yipf6 gene encoding protein YIPF6, whose product MEASKPFLGLSDVSIAEDTPVEGDISVPPGPARGGEDGFSTLDEPVKETVLRDLRAVGTKFVHVLYPQRSAALLRDWDLWGPLLLCVALALLLQGGAAGDQLQGGPQFAEVFVIVWFGSIIITLNSKLLGGTLSFFQSLCVLGYCILPLTVAMAVCRLVLLGGSGTVSFAVRLAVVAVSFGWSTFASTAFLADSQPSNRKALVVYPVFLFYFVIGWIILTFSP is encoded by the exons ATGGAGGCCAGTAAGCCGTTCCTGGGGCTGTCGGACGTGTCCATCGCGGAGGACACCCCGGTGGAGGGGGACATCTCCGTCCCGCCGGGCCCGGCCCGGGGCGGGGAGGACGGCTTCTCCACGCTGGACGAGCCGGTGAAGGAGACGGTTCTGCGGGACCTGCGGGCCGTGGGGACCAAGTTCGTCCACGTGCTGTACCCGCAGCGCAGCGCGGCGCTGCTGCGGGACTGGGACCTGTGGGGCCCGCTGCTGCTGTGTGTGGCCCtggcgctgctgctgcaggggggGGCGGCCGGGGACCAGCTGCAGGGGGGGCCGCAGTTCGCTGAG GTGTTTGTCATCGTCTGGTTCGgctccatcatcatcaccctCAACTCCAAGCTGCTGGGCGGGACGCTGTCCTTCTTCCAGAGCCTGTGCGTGCTGGGCTACTGCATCCTGCCGCTGACGGTGGCCATGGCCGTGTGCCGGCTGGTGCTGCTCGGCGGCTCGGGCACCGTCAGCTTCGCCGTGCGGCTGGCCGTGGTGGCCGTGTCCTTCGGCTGGTCCACCTTCGCCTCCACCGCCTTCCTGGCCGACAGCCAGCCCAGCAACCGCAAGGCGCTGGTGGTGTACCCCGTCTTCCTCTTCTACTTCGTGATCGGCTGGATCATCCTGACCTTCTCGCCGTGA